The stretch of DNA AATTTCAGTCTCCTTTAGGTATTTTCGTTGCAGAGGATTGCTCTTGTGCAAACATACTCTAAGCCAGAAGGCGCACTCTGCTGGACACTTCTAATTGTGCTTAATAAAAAAGTTTAGTTTTCTTTACTAGTGTGAGCATGGTACTCTCCCTTGCAATAAAATAACTTAATTAAAAGTCAGATAAGTTCCAGGATGGTATGATGAAAGGGATGCACAAGCAACAAAAGGTGCAGGGCAGGCAGGGGTTCATCAAGTAATCTGGCCTTACAAGTGTGCTTATAAGTgaaatatagatagatagatagatagatagtactttattgattccttcaggagatggTTGTTAACATCCTTCATTTCATATGGTCGCACGTGTCTTTCAGATATTTTGGCCTacagtttacaattgttcttgtttgtaatatattaaaggatctttattgtcataccagcatGTATGAGATCAGGGCTGCGCAAGTTTGAGGAAAAATCCTAATTGTGATCCTTCcctccaaaattgcgattgcgATTTGATTtgcaatttttctattttttgcaTATAAAGCAGAAAATACTggacactgaggaactatttttcttgtgtaataacacatagGCTTGCTTCGGTATTCGCCGTAAGCGATTTACGACAAGTGATAAGCTAGTGTCTACGTCAGCACCCAATTTGCTCTTGAGTTTGTAAGGCACAACACAATGCagtaggacaccaatctgtattgactgaaaaacatgaacaatcatatcacaGTATCGGTAAAGTATtaacccacatttcatgttttgtttgtacacagctggctcgacaatgtatgtactgtaatgtgctgcatgtatcatgatcaatattatagtgacttactcaatggacagttgtccatttggtcaagctggccggggatgtttccagttgatttgggtaagcacgccattttatttcggcatagcttggctccaagttccacctttttacctgcaagtcacgccgacctcactctctcggcttccgttgcctccaacgtttcaccctctgttctcgtgctcgcttctataagcaacaGCTCATCCTCCATTTATTGaagttaaaaaagataaggttgtgaatcctcatttgtccaaaaatagttgtctttgttgtctacgaccaagtctgccatgattagaacacatacGTGTTTctttctggaagtaggaacacacatttgttgctggaagtcggaagtgcgctgctatggaaaaggaaataaatgcgctgaggaaatatgttccggtaatgcataaaatgaccaaacatgTCTGTCACTTAAATGCCGGCGACCGCGGAAAAAAAAGAACTTCAGCCTCTGATGCTCAtttatcgcactaattaaaatCTTGATGTCGATTAAATGTCAATTAATCTTGCAGCCCTAAATGAGATGGCAAGATACACTGTTGGCGTTAActtactttttgtgtctttttacgcagtgaaatcagaaaggacgcgcatttttgacgtcccactgggttgtgagtttttccttgcccttatgtgggctctgaacagaggatgtcgttgtggcttgtgcagctctttgagacacttgtgatttagagctatataaataaacattgattgattgattgatttcggaAGTCCTCGCGTCCCTGGGACGCAGATTTTTATAACATATTAACCGACCATGCCTTCTCCGTGTTTTTATTGGTCGTCTTCAAGGTAATGAACTTTCCGGTatgtttttataaattttgattcgccgaaaggtttatcaatcacaaatactgcctcagtttgcactcggaaaACTTTACCGCGaagggctgtcaaaagaaagacttcatgTTAAACACGgaggcccggaggccatttgcggcccgcagctaatgttttaaaggcccacggcacattctaaaaatactattaaaataaacaaaaacataacaaaattgaaataaaaaagcttccaGGTGAAATGTAACTTAGAAAAAGTTTGCAATGTTAACTGAAAaagaggctgtttttttttcttttaaactgtcattgctcaaaacataatattgaatcaatatcaatgtttttatgaattattggcatatcctaggctccgattacttcacgtAATTTTTTATTGTGGAAgattttgtatattttgtgtttgccataaaaaaacaacatagttttctttgacaaaaagggcagaaaacaaacaaacaaaaaaaacaacaacttagaattgacggatagatctgaagttgatgtagactctagagatttaagcattaaatgAATAATGTATGTATACCTTGGCACACATTTTGGacatcataatttcatgaccaaagcaaaaaaactttttacacttttatactgaaataaatacacctacaacttgttaaataaaaatatagaaaaaactaccggcagcggtaacattttagatccatgaaggaaagaagaaagtgaatgaatattTACAACTGAAAAATTTacgtatgcataaaaatgtgttttcttttgtattattttttttaatgaattcagtaacgtttatgacaacctttttccaaaacacaatatagaatgtgagatataacaagataatgcatacatttatcatttgttttcaaaactgttacaaaaaagtgtgaacccaaaaatttactgtggcaccacatttttatgacttgatgggggtgggaccccattttgaaaattcctagcgccaacactgagatATTTAGTCCCCAAGGTCACAGATGTTTAGTCCAATGAGTACCACAAGGACAAtacataataatttaaatatgatAGGCTATAAATAGTGTGGGTTATGTATAACCTATATAGGTTAATAgcaatattaaataaaatagaaaacagAATAAATTGTGATCTGTATGCAAAagaatgtaaaaacaatgactgtaaatatGATATGTCTTTGTTGCAGAAGGTTGAGCCAGATATCAACATCAAGAGGGAGAATGAGGAGAAAATTATCCACGTTGACATCAGTATACCGGACATCCTTAAGAAGAAACTAGAGGACGACTGCTTTTACATCAATAAAAGAAAGAAGGTATGTAAAGGTAATCTAAGTGTTTAAGAGAGGGTGCTTGAAATTCTTTGTATCGCTCAGATTTAAATTCACCGGTACCTTGGCGCTCCACTTTCCTTATACCACTCTGTGGAATTAAGTGCCCAAACAAATCCCATGCGCTGTTTCCTTTTTTTACAGGTACTAGTACCAAATAGGTACTTCTGAAACTCGAACCGGTACTAAAAAGTAGAAAACATGCAAATGTATTTTAAATGATTTTGTGACCTACAAATTGAGCTGAATTGTAAGTTAAATAattcaataatgtaaataaaatgttaaagggcgactgcacttttttaggaattttgcctatcgctcacaatcattttgagagacaagaacagatatctttaaaaaaaaaaaaaatttaggattttaaagatgataaaaaaagcgcctgaagatgcggctaatagtagtcaccgttgtagcctttaaagccctccaaaacaacttcaaaacctcaacattttatatacacactgcaagtatatatatacactataggaacagacaacttcataacaatatgtaatatgaacaatatttaccttattttggtcattttaagcattgccagaactgatttcctcagcgcatttatttccggtTCCCTCGCAGTGCACTTCTGGCAACAACAAATgtgtgtgttcctactttcggATTCAAACACAAGTGTTTTCTaaccatggcagacttggtaagagACAACGAAAATTTTTGGGCAAATtaagattcacaaccttatattttttaagctgaatatacggaggatgaactgcttctAAAAGCAAGCGCGAAGCCGAGAGGTGGAGGTTGGCGTGATTTTGACGCTGCAAATGTGAAACATGGAGacatgctatttcgacataaatggtgtgcttacccaCAATAAACCGGAAAAACCGTCCCCGGCCAGCTCGACCAAACGCAGAACTATCCATCGAGTGAGTCCCTATGATATAATATTACAAGCTTgggtgccaatgttgacatgatcgactgatgagcTGCTTCTTCATTTCCTTgcttgtcaaactttattgtagatcataaaacaTGCCTCCTACCTGGATAGTAGGCCACGGAAAATAAAACGACACGAAtggacgcttggttccacctacCTTTTCTtagcaaggattatgagtcattcttcatctaaacgagaaAATATGAACATTctatcagtcagcatcctaatgacagcagacattgtacagtcagtaatgttttatgtttgttggctctcgtaTAGTCTTCAGTGagcaataatcagtgatgttaaaaaaaaaacgaacgtcgtgatgcgttttGGAAATAATGCTTaacatgatcaaaatacgtaaatatgaaatgttattaccgtattttccgcactataaggcgcacttaaaaacctccaattttctcaaaagctgacagtgcgccttataatccggtgcgccttaaatatggaccaatattgagccacaacaaacctaaacttcattttcataaagtttaggtctcgcaactacggtaaacagccgccaacttctttttcccccgtagaagaaaaagtgcttcttctacggtaagcagccgcccccgtagaagaagaagaagcacgcggtgcatgctgggatatatgactgtgcGAAGCGTGctgttttgatttccatttgtttgtttatgtaaagaccccaaaatggatcctattaagagacacgcttacgacgcagagtttaaacttaagacgatcagtcacgcatagaacacgggaatagagcagcagcgacaccgactcgattaatgacgacttcgacgagacggagccgggcatgttggatgccgtatccgcccaactgtttaattcggacactgaaagagaagaatttgagggattcgtggatgaggaataacttcataaagtgagctttacatgtttattttgcgtgttgtgttgtgtgacattaacgtttgagcaacgttgagttattgatatattgttattgctctacactattttgagtgttactatattgtgattgcactaacgtttgatttaccgtaacagtatcactgttttttacgtgtgtattgaatcagggaaaagttccccttcactatgtgatataaatgttgcactacatgttataccttactgttgttaaaagataaacaaaacaccacgtcactgactttacctcaggGAAAATAatagaacagctgtttattcaatttgggagtgaacagaattgtcagaacgctggtttgtaatctattaataaagtttgactgacctatctgactgttttgttgacattccctttagcgcagctccatctaatggatgcgtaggtgcgccttatatatgaacaaagttttgaaatatgccattcattgaaggtgcgccttataatccggtgcaccttacagtgcggaaaatacggtatatgtgtgcctgttactacactaccgttcaaaagtttggagtcacattgaaatgtccttattttttaaggaaaagcactgtacttttcaatgaagataactttaaactagtcttaactttaaagaaatacactctatacattgctaatgtggtaaatgactattctagctgcaaatgtctggtttttggtgcaatatctacataggtgtatagaggcccatttccaacaactatcactccagtgttctaatggtacaatgtgtttgctcagtggctcagaaggctaattgatgattagaatcgaaggctattccacaaaattgtttgggtgaccccaaacttttgaacggtagtgtacattacatatatacttacatcatgtttataaaaccttaatggaggtgtttggatgttttttttaaagagctctaatacgtggaccccgacttaaacaagttgaaaaacttattcgggtgttaccatttagtggtcaattgtacggaatatgtactgaactgtgcaatctactaataaaagtttcaatcaatcaatagagcGGCTCCAATTGGCTATATTGTGAGCAGACTTTGTTTTTATAGCATTTTTTCACTATTTggaatgcacaaaaaaaacatccgtcatgtctttcatgataATTGTaatcgataggcaaaattccaaataaaaaaagtgcagttcccctttaaaagcaaCAATACAATTTAAAGAGAGCGTCAGACTCTGTTTGCCTGGATTGCTGTAATAATGTTTCAATGCATTCATTTTGCACCAAAAGGAAGCACCGGCAGTCACATCTATTTTCGGACTGGTTACAACCGTGTACTTTGGCACTGTTGTTATTAAGGAACCGAGTTTCGTTACCACTCTTTACTAGTGATCACCATGGGGTCAAAGCTAAATGAAAGGGCCAACATTTTGATaaggaaggtgagaaacactaatgCATTCAAGAAAGAACTCATATGAAGGTGGCGTTCGTGTCTCTCTTCTTTCCACTCCTCTCTCTCTACTTATCGCCGTCTTCACCAACATGTAGTTCACTCTTTTCTGCATATGGAAGTATGATTATTcatcaaatgtgttttgtgttgatAATGTGGAGTGTCTGGAACGGAATAATTGGTTGGACCTGATTTCTGTTTCGGTTTTCGTCGGACCTTTTACAACGGATTAATTCCAAGCACCACTGTTACTGTGTTTTGGTTTCAAAAGGTGTTAAATTGATATGTTTATCTCAAGCCAAAAATGTAATTACatgtaataataaaacatgcaGAATTGTGTGCATTTTAGAATAGCATCTATTATAATCTAATACTTTGTATCCTATTGACAAGTGTGTTGTATTTATGCTGTTGAGTGTTGAAATTTAAACTGGACCGTCTCTCATTCCTTACATTCTTTTATGACCTCATATTTTCCTTTTTAGTTGGTGATGGTTCCTTGTCAGATGAATGTTGTGCACATCTTGGAGTCCTATGTGAAGCATTTTGCCATCAACAAGGCCTTCATGGCCAATGAGCGGTACAGGCGGCAACAGAATACGACACAGACCAGCAGCCCACAGCCTATCCCTCCAGAGAAGAAGTGAGTACTCTCAAGGTGCAAGGCTGTACAAAGCATTAGTAGTAAGTGGTGACACGGTTTTCTTTTAATTAAAGTGAGGAGTTGTGTAAGGAAATGGTGGATGGCCTGAGGATCACATTTGACTTCACTTTACCCATGATCCTCCTCTACCCGTGTGAGCAAGCTCAGTTCAAGAAGGTCAGCTCTTCTCGGCTTTTCTTGGCCATCAATGAAGAAAGCCCCTGCCCCAGCAAGTAAGTGCGATCAACTAAGCGCACGCGTACAGAGCTGCAGGATCGTTGTCATGTGAGGCTTTTTGTCGTCATTCAAGTGCCCAGCGAGAACGCAGTCCTAGCCCTGTGGGTCACAACCCTGCCACGCCTCAATCAACTGACAGCCAACCAGCTCTGAGTGACATTTCTGGTACCACGCCCACTGCCCCCACACCAAAGCGCCGCCGCCACCCTGACATGGACTGTATCTCATACCAGTCTCTCAGGCGCTCCACCAGGAACACGCCAGGAGGAGACCGCCCGGCTGAAGGGAGCAGCTGCGGTAAAGATATTTTAGTGATTTTAGAGTTAGCGTCCAGGCCTGGGCCGGTAACAAATTTTGCTAGATGTTATATTAACCTATGAATTATTGTCGTTAAacgatattattgccattatttatATGAGATTAAATTAATCATTcatgtaatgataatacataaaatatatgcaagtatatcctttcaaatgcaataaacttgtatttctcgtattttaacattgtaattggaatgaaAACATTTAAATCGCCAAagtaagtaaaacaaacaaataataacaatacaatataCTTTGTTAGCAACAATTTGCTCTTGAATAAAAattacaaccaaaagcaataacaCATCTTGAGGGGATTGGGGGGGCCTCAAATACACACattcataaaaataaatgaaatagctaaataaagtattgacaaacaaggttgcactttaatattgaacatgtagACAGAGGTTCTACCttacttaactgacaatcaagttcGGACCTTAAACACAATTGcaatgtaacaatataaacactacacatgtattaacaggtcatatgcaaaacaaaattaagtttggcATATTCCGAGTAAAGAAACaccgacatgacaacatgacaacacttTTCAAAAATGATAGTTTTATAACAGTATTAAATGTcagcatgtctttggagatgtATTTAACGACACTTtctgtgaacacacaccattTGGCACTGTTTTGTTTACCCTGACCTGACTTGTTCACCAAATGCGAAGTGTTTGCACATTCGGCAAACTGACTTCTCAGTGTTTATAGGCTCATCTTGTGCTTAAGGTTTCAACTGAAATATTCCCATATTGGGTGGCATTTCATTTTGTGATAATTTTTCTCATGTTAGCTGCTACACGCTAATTTGTTGCACTCTGTGATGCTAGCGGGCCAGCTGCACAAAGAATCAAAGACACTTAATGAGGACACAATAAATCATCCCCTTCTTTACATTCCGCTATGATACAAACGTGTGTAACCGCTAAAAGCACCGAAAAACGTGAATGCTCTTGAAGTATGCACATGGCGATTTATTgacgctggaaaacttaccgacttgaattttcatttatcgtcagTTAATTGCTttatcgaatatcggcccaggTCTAGTAGCGTCTTTTGCACATTTTCTTCAAGTGATTGCTTTTTGTTTTGAATGACGCAGGTGGAGGCAGTGCTACGGTGTCGCCAAAGCTCAAACGCCGCTTGATCGACACTTCCTCCCAGTCAAAGTTCACCCTCAACCTCGACAGAAGTCAGGGCTCAagtctttttacaaaaaaataacaaattattTTGCTCAATACAAATAGGGAAATTActctttaaattaaaaaaaacctataaACCTTAAGAAGTTTTGTTGCTGAAACTAATAACATTACAGGTGGTCCTCGGGTTAAGCACAAGCTCTGCTCCTAAACTTTGATGTAAATTGGACTTAATTTATAGCTAAATAAACACCTAAGTCACTCATAGTGTAAACAAAACAGAAAGGACATGGCCAACAATCACAAAGGCTGATCAACTCTGACTGATATTTAAGTTTTGTTCCCTCCGGCTCACAGAGGCGGCTAGCACCTAACTGTGTATGTCCATACATGGTGTGGAGCTGTTCAAATAATTTAATAATCATCCCGATTGCTAAAAAAAGGCCTGCATTTTTTTTAACTAGTGGATTATAGAGCTAGGCTGAGCATAAGAGCTGAAGTAGATATGAATGTATGCTAATTGCTAAACTAGCAGCTAATTTGGCTTGaaacaacacacaaaaaaagtgcTTAGTAAATGTTAGAGGGGAACTGcggttttttttagatatttgcttatcgttcacaatacttgtgagagacaagaacacatcttttgttcacaaccttatctttttgaacctgaatatacagaggatgaactacatcttatagaagcgagcatgaaGGGAGGGTGAAATGTTGTAGCAGATGGGAGCCATGAGAGTCAGGACCGGCGTGTCTTGTTGTAAACGTGGAACATCAGCACAGATTgttctatcgcattgtgttgtgcattacaaactcaaaagccactcAGCTGTTGACGCAGTTGCTATCTTGCCTCTTGCCTTTGCTAGCTTACGACTAATGCCGTAGCATGCCGTCGTAAGGCGATGTGTTAGTACACTAGCAAAACAGtccctcagtgttcgctcttacaataacaatgttgctacagcttgggtATTTTAAAGATTATGgaacataaattaagtattgGTGGTGGTTTttagatgcattttcaaagtgatttagaggcagaagtgattgctcctattagctgcattgctagctacataGAACAAGCCAAttattacaagttagaatgctaaaaaaaaaacaacttttgtgttcttgtttcataaggattgtgaatgttgggcaaaattcccccaaaaagtgcagttcccctctaaggtGTCTAGATAGAACTGTTACTGCAGGCAGTACGTAttatgttgatattgttaaactgccaatagcactcaccataattgAATAAAAAATTTGGGCAATCTTCACTCATAGGTGATCGGAATCggtagcaaaaaaaaacaaacaattcctTAATTTTATCCCTAAGGTTGTCTTGCACACTAGAAAAAGTGTTGCAAAGAAGGTAGAAATCCGCTTATTGGGAGGAGGATGTCTCAATAAAGAAGCTGCTTAGTTATCATATCTAATTTCATAGTAGAATATCCTTTCACATGTCAAAGATACCATCTTTGTTCTTAAAGAGGATTTCATTGCATGGTTTGTTTGGCTTGGACCTTGCATGCAGCCACTGTTTGTCTCCACTGAGCATTTCTTTACAATGTCTAACTTCACTTTTCACTTCGCTTTCGTTTCCTTTGTCCCTAAAAGAGTCCTCACGCCTGGGAGACGTAATAAAGTGTGAAATGTTTGCTAATAAGCGACACTATTGTTCCTTACTCAAGCACACAACACCGCTAGTTTTTGAGCCAATCTCTTTGTTCACGGACCAAACTTAAATATTTCAGTGATTTATTGGAGCTTTGTAAACCGAAGACCACCTCTGATATAAAACTAAGTTGATGTGATTTTAGTAATAACATGTTCAGACCAATAGGTGGAGCGCAAGACCACTTTTCTTGCCACATTTCCACAGCGCCCAATTCTGCTGATTAACTTTGGTCTCCTTTTTGAGGGCTTGTCAGTTCAATTAAGTTTGTCTTTTGTTCGCCCCACTTGTTCTATTTGAGATGAGCTCCAAAATAATCTCTTACCCTATCTATACAGAAACTCCAGTGCATAGCGGGTCATCTTCCCCATTGCCCTTGACACCAAGCAAAGAAAGAAGCGGACCTTTTCACGGCTTTGAGAGCCGACGAAACAACGAGCTCAATGAGGTGACAAACCAGTGTGTTGGTTTTCGTAGCTTGAAGAGACACAATGTGTCGCATAAGATTAAAAACACgatatttgcaaacaactttctATACTATGTGGTGTCACATGTAAGACGCGTTCCTTAAATCCTACCTTTCAGGTCCTGAGTTGGAAGTTGACCCCCGATAACTATCCTTTGAATGACCAGCCCCCTCCACCTTCCTACTTGTATGGAGTGCAGCATCTTCTACgtctttttggttggtttctctTTTTTACAAAGTTGAAAAAATCCATGCACCAGTTAATGGATTTCAGTTGCTTAACTGACATGTTTATCTCGCTGCCCTCCATCTCGTCTCTCTCACTTATCCAGTAAAGCTTCCTGAGATCCTCGGAAAGATGCAGATTCCAGAAAGGAATCTCCGAGCCTTGGTCAAACATTTGGAACTCCTTCTCAGGTAACAGATTCATATTGTTAAATATAATTACTAGGGATGCACAGATTTCTGTAAATAAGTCCAATGCAGATCATTGCTATTAAATGCCGATCACAAAAGCTGAAAAACTGAATCGTCCCGTAATCAGTAATTTAAGTACACGTACCTTATCAATCTGTGGGATGCACTTTGTCCCGTATTACTGTGTAAATCAAAACAATCTTTGCATGACAAGTagcttttattatgcattttatgGTAGCCCATACCTGCTCCAGGACCAATGAGCTGACAGCACCCTTAGATGTGACCAGAATTCGGCTCACCTCATTGGTTGAGGCACTGGCGTGTGCGACAAAGATACCAGAAGAAAACAGACGAGAACACAAAAAGCATGGCTGACAGAGATGACGCTGAGATCGATGCATACGAGTAACAACCTCAATAAGCTTTCTCCtccgaggggaaaaaaacaaaaaggctgCAGAAATATAAATTCGACTGGGAAAAGGAAAATATGTGGCTGGAAAAGGTGATCAATTGTGTCTACAAAGCCTACTGTGTTTTTTCTACTGCCAATGATGGTGGATTGTGTGACGTTAAACAGCATGCTGCTAGTAGTGGTCATAAAAAAACACGTTGGAAACCTTGACCGGTTTGTTGTCCACCAGGCAACACCAACAACCAACCAGAAGTTAAGCAGAATATCAATACATTTCAGAATtactttattttgatattttaaaaGTTTGCATTAAACTTAAGTTGTAGGTAAACTATTCATATTTCTCAAAAACATGCATTTAATTAAATTTAAGTTTGTGTCAAATAGTATCGTTTCACAAAAAAATGGCCAAACCAATCACCACGCTGGTAAGGGTGAAGACGATAAGTTTGGCCGGTGTCCTGAGTAAATGTGCTACCTGTAAAATTTTGCTTTCCAGCGCTGCTGAGTGTACGCACGCATGCCCattaatgttaaagttttctcaaAGCAAATAACCATAgcaattaaggtaaaaaaaaaattgctataTTGTGGTTATTTATAGCATTATTTTACATACcaggaaccccccccccccccaaaaaaaaaaaaacccagtatAAATCTTAATTAACCTAAAATACA from Entelurus aequoreus isolate RoL-2023_Sb linkage group LG01, RoL_Eaeq_v1.1, whole genome shotgun sequence encodes:
- the LOC133658066 gene encoding male-specific lethal 3 homolog isoform X4, with product MNSRGIKFKFHKGERVFCFEPDPAKAKVLYDAKVLDVLIGKDEHGRRIPKYLIHFNGWSRSWDRWAAEDHVLRDTEESRKLQRKLAREALGRMKKKGWAKRRRRHSGAKPSVKTLPKEDDSDDTCLISSSGSSEGEDSEADSSNSGDSCAFSENVNKMKVEPDINIKRENEEKIIHVDISIPDILKKKLEDDCFYINKRKKLVMVPCQMNVVHILESYVKHFAINKAFMANERYRRQQNTTQTSSPQPIPPEKNEELCKEMVDGLRITFDFTLPMILLYPCEQAQFKKVSSSRLFLAINEESPCPSNAQRERSPSPVGHNPATPQSTDSQPALSDISGTTPTAPTPKRRRHPDMDCISYQSLRRSTRNTPGGDRPAEGSSCETPVHSGSSSPLPLTPSKERSGPFHGFESRRNNELNEVLSWKLTPDNYPLNDQPPPPSYLYGVQHLLRLFVKLPEILGKMQIPERNLRALVKHLELLLRFLAEFHEDFFTESAYVSASEAHYNMKQPRPVY
- the LOC133658066 gene encoding male-specific lethal 3 homolog isoform X1, with the translated sequence MNSRGIKFKFHKGERVFCFEPDPAKAKVLYDAKVLDVLIGKDEHGRRIPKYLIHFNGWSRSWDRWAAEDHVLRDTEESRKLQRKLAREALGRMKKKGWAKRRRRHSGAKPSVKTLPKEDDSDDTCLISSSGSSEGEDSEADSSNSGDSCAFSENVNKMKVEPDINIKRENEEKIIHVDISIPDILKKKLEDDCFYINKRKKLVMVPCQMNVVHILESYVKHFAINKAFMANERYRRQQNTTQTSSPQPIPPEKNEELCKEMVDGLRITFDFTLPMILLYPCEQAQFKKVSSSRLFLAINEESPCPSNAQRERSPSPVGHNPATPQSTDSQPALSDISGTTPTAPTPKRRRHPDMDCISYQSLRRSTRNTPGGDRPAEGSSCGGGSATVSPKLKRRLIDTSSQSKFTLNLDRKTPVHSGSSSPLPLTPSKERSGPFHGFESRRNNELNEVLSWKLTPDNYPLNDQPPPPSYLYGVQHLLRLFVKLPEILGKMQIPERNLRALVKHLELLLRFLAEFHEDFFTESAYVSASEAHYNMKQPRPVY
- the LOC133658066 gene encoding male-specific lethal 3 homolog isoform X3, translated to MRQVLVLDVLIGKDEHGRRIPKYLIHFNGWSRSWDRWAAEDHVLRDTEESRKLQRKLAREALGRMKKKGWAKRRRRHSGAKPSVKTLPKEDDSDDTCLISSSGSSEGEDSEADSSNSGDSCAFSENVNKMKVEPDINIKRENEEKIIHVDISIPDILKKKLEDDCFYINKRKKLVMVPCQMNVVHILESYVKHFAINKAFMANERYRRQQNTTQTSSPQPIPPEKNEELCKEMVDGLRITFDFTLPMILLYPCEQAQFKKVSSSRLFLAINEESPCPSNAQRERSPSPVGHNPATPQSTDSQPALSDISGTTPTAPTPKRRRHPDMDCISYQSLRRSTRNTPGGDRPAEGSSCGGGSATVSPKLKRRLIDTSSQSKFTLNLDRKTPVHSGSSSPLPLTPSKERSGPFHGFESRRNNELNEVLSWKLTPDNYPLNDQPPPPSYLYGVQHLLRLFVKLPEILGKMQIPERNLRALVKHLELLLRFLAEFHEDFFTESAYVSASEAHYNMKQPRPVY
- the LOC133658066 gene encoding male-specific lethal 3 homolog isoform X5; this translates as MKKKGWAKRRRRHSGAKPSVKTLPKEDDSDDTCLISSSGSSEGEDSEADSSNSGDSCAFSENVNKMKVEPDINIKRENEEKIIHVDISIPDILKKKLEDDCFYINKRKKLVMVPCQMNVVHILESYVKHFAINKAFMANERYRRQQNTTQTSSPQPIPPEKNEELCKEMVDGLRITFDFTLPMILLYPCEQAQFKKVSSSRLFLAINEESPCPSNAQRERSPSPVGHNPATPQSTDSQPALSDISGTTPTAPTPKRRRHPDMDCISYQSLRRSTRNTPGGDRPAEGSSCGGGSATVSPKLKRRLIDTSSQSKFTLNLDRKTPVHSGSSSPLPLTPSKERSGPFHGFESRRNNELNEVLSWKLTPDNYPLNDQPPPPSYLYGVQHLLRLFVKLPEILGKMQIPERNLRALVKHLELLLRFLAEFHEDFFTESAYVSASEAHYNMKQPRPVY
- the LOC133658066 gene encoding male-specific lethal 3 homolog isoform X2, translating into MNSRGIKFKFHKGERVFCFEPDPAKAKVLYDAKVLDVLIGKDEHGRRIPKYLIHFNGWSRSWDRWAAEDHVLRDTEESRKLQRKLAREALGRMKKKGWAKRRRRHSGAKPSVKTLPKEDDSDDTCLISSSGSSEGEDSEADSSNSGDSCAFSENVNKMVEPDINIKRENEEKIIHVDISIPDILKKKLEDDCFYINKRKKLVMVPCQMNVVHILESYVKHFAINKAFMANERYRRQQNTTQTSSPQPIPPEKNEELCKEMVDGLRITFDFTLPMILLYPCEQAQFKKVSSSRLFLAINEESPCPSNAQRERSPSPVGHNPATPQSTDSQPALSDISGTTPTAPTPKRRRHPDMDCISYQSLRRSTRNTPGGDRPAEGSSCGGGSATVSPKLKRRLIDTSSQSKFTLNLDRKTPVHSGSSSPLPLTPSKERSGPFHGFESRRNNELNEVLSWKLTPDNYPLNDQPPPPSYLYGVQHLLRLFVKLPEILGKMQIPERNLRALVKHLELLLRFLAEFHEDFFTESAYVSASEAHYNMKQPRPVY